A segment of the Streptomyces sp. NBC_01235 genome:
GCTTGGGGTCGAGCCCCTGTTTGGCCGCGGTGTCGAGGCGGACCATCGCCTTGTAGACCTCGGGGGCGTGCTGGGCCCAGCGCATCCGGGCCGGTTGTCCGGTGGCGTACTCGGTGGTCGTCGTGGTGTCGTCGCTCGTGGTCATGCCCTCGACCCTAGGAGCGAGGCGGCCCAGGGGTATGGTCCATTTCCATGCCGAAAGCTTGGGCCACTCTGGGCGTCGACCTTCATCTGGAACCGACCGGACCACACCTGCGCCGAGGTCTGACCGACGCCCTGCGCGAGGCGGTCCGCACCGGCCGCCTCGCCCCGGGCACCCGGCTGCCCTCCTCCCGCTCCCTCGCCGTCGACCTGGGCGTCGCCCGCAACACGGTCGCCGACGCCTACGCCGACCTCGTCGCCGAGGGCTGGCTCACCGCCCGCCAGGGCTCGGGGACGCGGGTGGCGGTGGGGAGAGTGGTGGTTGCGCCGACGGGGTCGGCGCCCCGCCGACCCGAACACCACCGGCCCGCCTACGACCTGCGCCCCGGCACCCCCGACCTCGGCTCCTTCCCGCGCGCCGAGTGGCTCAGGGCGGCCCGCCGCGCCCTCACCGCCGCCCCCTCCGACGCCCTCGGCTACGGCGATCCCCGTGGCCGCGTCGAACTGCGCACCGCCCTCGCGGGTTACCTCTCCCGCGCCCGCGGAGTGCGCGCCGACCCCGAACGCATCGTGGTGTGCGCCGGGTTCGCGCACGGCCTGAAACTCCTCACTGCCGTCCTGCGGGCGCGCGGTGCGCGCACGGTCGCCGTCGAGTCGTACGGCCTGGACGAGCACTGGCGTCTGCTGGCGGCGTCGGGTCTGGCCACGACCCCGCTGCCGTTCGACGAACTGGGCACGGACACGGGGGAGTTGGCGGGGCGGTCCAGCGCGGTGCTGCTCACCCCGGCCCACCAGTTCCCGATGGGCGTGCCCCTGCACCGCGACCGGCGGGCGGCCGTCGTGGACTGGGCGCGGCACACCAAAGGCCTGGTCCTGGAGGACGACTACGACGGCGAGTTCCGCTACGACCGCCAGCCCGTCGGCGCCCTCCAGGGGCTGGACCCCGACCACGTGGTCTACCTGGGTACGGCGAGCAAGTCCCTGGCCCCCGGGCTGCGGCTGGGCTGGATGGTGCTGCCGCAGGGTGTGGTGGAGGAGGTGGTGGCGGCCAAGGGCGGGGTGGACACCTCCGGGGTCCTGGACCAGCTGACGCTGGCGGAGTTCATCACGTCGGGGGCGTACGACCGCCATGTCCGGGCGGCCCGCACCCGCTACCGCCGGCGCCGCGACGCGCTGGTGTCCGCCCTGGCCGGCCGCGCACCCGCCATCCGTGTCACCGGCATCGCGGCGGGCCTGCACGCCGTCCTTCGGCTCCCGGCCGGCACCGAGCCGTCGGTGGTCCGGGCGGCGGCCTACCAGGGCCTGGCGGTCGACGGTCTCACTCCCCGCTACCGCCACCCCGACGCGGTCACCGACCCGCTCGACGCGCTCGTCGTGGGGTACGGGACCCCGCCGGACCACGCCTGGTCCGGCGCGCTGGACGCGTTGTGCGGGGCGCTTCCTTTCGGTGAGAACGGCACCGGAATTCCTTTTCCCGGATAGAGTTCCCGGAAGTTCCCGGATAGAGTCTCCCCCATGACGAACAACAATTCCGTGTCCCGCGTGGCCCTCAAGAAGATAACCCCCGATGTTTCCGCCGCGATGGGGTCCCTGCACGGCGCCGCCGTTTCCGCGGCACAGGAAGCCAAGGTCGAGCCCGAGCTCCTGGAACTGATCAGGATCCGCGCCTCACAGCTCAACGGCTGCGCGTTCTGCCTCGACATGCACACGAAGGACGCCCGGGCCCAGGACGAGACCGAGCAGCGCATCTACGCGCTGAACGCCTGGCGGGAGACCCCCTTCTTCACCGAACGGGAGCGCGCCGCACTGGCGTTGACCGAGGCCGTGACCTTCGTGGCCGACGGTCATGTGCCGGACGACGTCTACGCCGAGGCCGCGGCGGTCTTCGACGAGGCGCAGGTGGCGGCGCTGATCTGGGCGGCCACGGTCATCAACGCGTACAACCGGATCGCGATCGCGACGCGTATGGTGCCGGGGGCTTATCAGCCCGCCAAGAAGTAATACCGGACAATGCCGGCCGAGGACTGATGCCGGCGGAGCGCAGCAGAATGCGGGCATCGGCGAAAGCAGCCGATGCCCGTCGCGTTTATCGGTCCTGCGGGCTCTGTAGGAGGGTTCTATTTATCCGGCAGCGACTCCGGCAATCCGTCCAGCCAATTCCGCCATTCCCCCGCCCGGGCCGCGGCGCCGGCTGTCATCGGTTCTCCGATCCAGCCCGTCACCGGCCGGACCCCGTGCAGCGCGTTCACCAGCCACACCTCACGGCCCTCCAGCTCGGCCACGGTCCGTTCGCGGTGGACGACAGGGATGCCGAGGCGGTAGGCCCGCTCCCGGATCAGACCCACGGTCACTCCGGGCAGGACGGGGAGCCGGGGCGGCGGCAGGCACAGCGAGTCGTCCTCCCACCACAGCACGCTCGCGGTCGCCGACTCCAGCACCGCCCCGGACGGACCGACCAGCACCCCTTCCTGGGCCCCTTCCTCGACCGCCCGCCCCCGCACCCGGGCCAGCACGTCCAGGTCCGGGCCCTTGCGGCGGGGCGCGGTCCGCCGGTCCGGCTGGCCGACGGACCAGAGACGTATCTCCGTGCCGAGCGGCGGGGCGTGCCGCAGCCGCAGCCTCAACTCCAGGGAGCCGGCGGCGAGTTCAACCCGGGGAAACCACTCGCCGGTGCGCGGCAGCGCGGCGGTCACGTCCTGCCAGAACTCGACGAGCCGGCGCGGTCCCGGCCCGCCGCACTGCGCGCAGGCCCGCAGAAACCGCTCCCGGTGCCGGCCGTACCCGCGCACCCGGCCCTCGCGCACCAGCCACGAGTCCGCGACCAGCAGCGGCCCGTCCGCCACGGATTCCGGGGCGACGGTCAGCCCACGACTGGGCGTCCAGGTCGACAGCCCTTCACCGACGGTCAGTTGTGCACCCACTCGGTCCTCCTCAGTACCTTCCGCCCGCCACCGCCGGAGCCCCGCCCCGGGGCCCGTACGGCGCGTGCTCCAGCCAGGAGCCGCACGACGGCACCACGGGCGCGAGGGCGGCAGCCGCCCGCTGCCGGAGCCGTACGACCCGGCGCCGTGGCCGCAGATGGTCCAGGGCGACCCCGGCGGCCTCGCTGTTGAACAGCCCCGCCGCCCGCCGTACGTCCGCGAAGGCGGCCACCGCCTCCGGCGTTCCGGCCGCCACGGCCTCCGCCGCCGCCGCCGCGTCGGCGATCCCGCTGTTCATGCCGCGTGCCCCGAACGGCGGGAAGAGATGCGCCGCCTCGCCGACCAGCAGCACCCGCCCGTGCGGATCCGTGAAGGAGGCCGCGACCTTGCGCAGGAAGCGGTACGTCGACACCCACAGGATCCGGTCGGCGTACCCGTCGCCCACGACCCCGGGCAGCCACTCCCGTACGGCGTCCTCGGTGCCGTAGGCCTCCTCCGGGTCGTCGTCGCGGCACTGGAGGTCCACCTGGAAGCCCCCGGTGAACGGCACCCGCATCACACTGCGCCCGCCGACCCCCGGATGCTCGTAGTGGAAGACCCGTTCCAGCGGCTGTTCGGCGCCCGGGACGTCGGCGACGTCCACGACGACGTGGAAGCCCTCGCCGCGCACACCCTCCATGGCGATGCCCAGCTCGCCCCGGACCGCCGAGCGGGCGCCGTCGGCGGCGACGACGTACCTGGCGCTCCACTCCCGTCCGTCCTCGCCGGCCAGCGTGACACCCGACTGCGAGGTGTGGACGCCCGTGATCCGCGCGTCCCAGACGAAGTCCACCCCCGCCCGCTCGCACGCGGCGCGCAGGAAGCGCTCGGTGTCCAGCTGGCGCAGGCTGGTGAAGGGCGGCAGCCCGGACGGGGGCGGGAAGGTACGGGAGTACACCTCGCGGCCCCGGTAGAGGGTGCGCCGGGTGTGCCAGGTCCGGCCGTACGCCGTGATCTCGGCGGCCAGGCCCGGGGACATCCCGTCGAGCAGCCGCAGCGTCTCGCGGTGCACGAACAGGGCCCGGCTGCCCGGCCGTTCGCGGTCCTCGGGGTCGGCCTCCAGGAGCACGACCGGCAGCCCGCGCGAACGCAGGCCCAGCGCGGCCGACAGACCGACCGGGCCGGCGCCCACCACGATCACCGGGTTCACGCCCGCACGCTCTCTCGCGTCCCGGTCAGCATGCGGGTGATCTCCACCCGCTTCACCTTCCAGGTGGCGGTCATCGGCAGCTCCTCGAACCGCCACTGCCGCGGCTCGGCCATCGCGGGCAGATCGGCCGTGGCCTCCCGCCAGCGCTCCGGATCCAGCGGCTGTTCGCCCCGGACACACACCACCGGTACCGGCTCGCGGTCCGCGCCCGGCACGATGACGACCTCACGCAGTTCCTCCAGCCGGTCCATCAGGGCGTCCTCGACCTCCAGGTTGCTGTGCACGGCGTCGATCTGATCGACCTCACGGTCGATCAGACGCAGGGCGCCCAGCCGGCTCATGTAGCCCATGTCGCCCATCTGCCACCAGCCGCCGTCGAGCTGGCGCTCGTACTGCGCCCGCGCGCCCAGGTAGGTGAGGATGCGCCCCCGGGTGCGGGCCTCGATCCGCCCGGGCGTGCCCGGCGCGACCGGACGGCCGTCGGGGTCCGCGATCCGGACCCGGGTGAACCCGGGGATCCCGATCCCGACCCGGCGCCCGTCCGCCCGCTCCGCGCTGCGCCGCGTGAACCACTGGAACGCGACGGGCCCCGTCTCGCTCTGCCCGTACAGCTGGATCAGCCAGGGCGTCCGGCGCTTCGACGCGCCCAACAGCCGCCGAACGGTGCGCGGATGGATCGCGTCGAACGTGGAGCCGTACGACTTCACCCGGGACAGTGGGGCTCCGGGCGCGTCGGCCAGCTCCTCCCACAGCACGAAGGTGTTGGGATGGGTCTCGACGATGCCGGGCCGGTGGCGGACCAGCAGCGGCCCCACGGCGGCCGGCTCCGGGTCGGTGATCAGCACGAGCGGGCTGCCGAAGTGCAGCAGGACGCCGAGCAGATGGTAGAAGCGCGAGTGCACGAACGACATGTGCAGCGCCGCCGTCTCACCGCGGGTGGGCCAGCCCATCGCCTTCTGCGGGACGAGCCGGTTCCACATGGTGTTCGGGCAGTGCACCGCCAGCTTGGGGACGCCGGTGGTGCCCGAGCTGTGGGTGATCAGGGCGGGTTCGCGCGGGTGCAGCCGCACGGGCGCGGGAGCCTCGGCGCCGGCGTGCCGCGCCAGGGGCTCGGCACCGGGCGCGTCGTCGACGGAGAGCGTCCGCCGGACGAGCCCGGAGAGGTCGACGCCCTCGAGCGGGCCGTCCAGCTTGGCACGGTCGGTGATCAGCCACGGCTGCCGGAGCCGTCCGAGAAGCTGTCCGACGACCGGCCCGGCCAGACCGGGGGAGAGGAGCACGGGAACCGCGCCGATACGGGAGACCGCGCAGGTCAGCAGCACGATGTCGACGTTGTCCGTCTTGTGGACGACCACCTGCTCCGAGGGCCGCACCCCCGCCGCCCACAGCCGGCCCGACAACTCCTCGACCACGTCGGCCAGGGCCGAGTAGTCGAGGTCGACGCCGAGGTCGGGGTGGGTGTCCAACGGCCGGTCCAGGGTGACGAAGACGGCTCCGTGGCGGTCGGCCGCCCGCCGGAACAGCGGGCCCAGGTAGAACCCGCGGTCGGCGAGCAGGGGTTGCTGCGACATGTGGCTGTTCCTCTCTGACACGGTCACCACGCGCCCTGGCGGACGAGATGGCGGCGGAGCTTTCCGGTGGAGGTGCGGGGCAGTGACGACACGAGGCTGACGCTGCGGGGGACCTTGAAGGCGGCGAGGCGGTCGCGGGCCAGTGCGACGAGATCGTCGGCCAGACCGGACGGAGGGGACGCGACGGGTACGACGAAGGCGCGCAGCCGGCTGAAGCCGCGCCCGTCCGTGACGGCCGCGACCGCGACCTCCCGCACCGCCGGATGGGCGCGCAGCACGGCCTCCACCTCCAGCGGGGAGACGGTGATCCCGCCTACCATCTCCATGTCGTCGGTCCGGCCCAGATGCCGGTAGGCGCCGTCCGGTTCACGGCGCGCCCGGTCGTGGGTGGCCAGCCAGCCGCCGACGAGGGTGCGTTCCGTCTCCTCGGGCCGGTTCAGATAGCCGGACGTCACCGTCGGCCCGCGCACCCACAGTTCGCCTTCCGCGCCGTCGGGCACGGGCCGCCCGGCACGGTCGCGCAACTCCACATCGAAGCCCGGTACGGGACGTCCGACGGTGCCCGGGTGGTTGTGGCCGAGGCTGTTGGCGCAGAAGGCGTGACCGGCCTCGGTGGAGCCGATCTGCTCCAGCACCGGCGCCCCGAGCAACTCGCCGACCCGCTCGCCGAGTTCGCCCGGCATCCCCTCGCCGGCCGACACCGCGGCGCGCACCGAGGCGAAACAGGCCGCGTGCCCGCTGCCCCGGTCGGCGACCAGCGCCGCGTACGCAGACGGCACGGAGTAGAGCAGGGTCACCCGGTGCCGCGTGACGAGCTCGTCGACGGCGGCGGGCGTCGGACGCCGGTCCACCAGCACGGCGGACGAACCGGAGAAGAGGGGGAAGACGAACGCGTTGCCGAACCCGTAGGCGAAGTACAGCTTCGACACGGACAGGGTGACGTCGTCCTCGGTGATCCCCAGCAGGCGCCTGCCGATGAGGTCGTGGTACTCCTTCGGGTCGCCGTGCGTGTGCACGACCCCCTTCGGCCGACCCGTGGTGCCGGAGGTGTACTGCACGTACAGGGGTGTGTGCGCGTCGACCGGGTGGGCGGGGGCCGGCTCGGCGGACGGGGCGAGCGCGAGGAACTGGTCGGCGCCCAGTCGCGCCCGCCCGTCGAACCGGTCCTCCAGCCCCGGCCCGGTCAGACACAGCACGGCTTCGGTGTCGTCGGCCATGAACGTGTGCTCGGCGGCGGGCAGTTCGGGATTGACGAGGACGGCGACACCCCCCAGCCGGGCGACACCGAGGAAGGCCGCCACCCAGGCGATCCCGTCGGGCACGGCCAGCAGCACCCGGTCCCCGGGGCGCACCCCGTGCCCGGCGAGCACACCGGCCGCCCGTGCCCCGAGCGCGTGCACCTCGCCGTGGGTCCACCCCTGATGCCCCTGATGAAACGCGACCCGACCGGCCCACCCGCGCCGCTCGGCGAGATCGTCGAGGTAGGCGGCGAGGTTGCCGGGGGCGCCGGAGTCGGCGGGGTCCGGGGCCGGGACCTCGGCCGTGAGGTGGGTGCGGGGAGGCGCGTGGTGGTCGGCGCCGGGGCCGCCCTGGGGCGCGGTGGGGTGCGGAGCGGCCGTGGCACGGGGAGCGGTCGTGGGGTGCGGGGTCGTCATCGGGTGGTCTCCTCTGCGGTGGCCCGGGCGGGGGCGGACCTGCCCGGGGCACCGGTGCGTGCCGGTGTCGCGGCGGGCGAGCGCCGGCCGGCCGGTCCCGGCTCCGGGGGCTGCCGACGCGTCCCGCGGCCCACGGGCCGCGCCTCGTCACCGAGTTCACCGAGTTCACCGAGATCGGCGGTCGTGCGGCCGGCTCGCCGCAGCGCGTTCACCTGGGCCTCGGCCGCCTCCGTCGCGCGGGACGGCGCCCGTGTCCTGCCCGCCGTGTGCTCCCGCAGGGCCCGCATCTGGGCGGCCGTCTTCAGGAGCATCTCGTCGTACTCCGCGACCGGGTCGGAGTCCAGGACGATCGCGCCCCCGGCGCCCAGCTGCATCAGGCCGTCGGCCAGGACGGCGGTGCGGATGACGATGTTGAGGTCCGCGCCTCCGCTGCACCCCAGGTAGCCGAGGGCCCCCGAGTACACGCCGCGCGCCTCGGTCTCCAGCCCGTCGATGATCTCCAGCGTGCGCAGCTTCGGCGCGCCGGTCATCGACCCGCCGGGGAAGCAGGCGCGCACGCAGTCCACCGCGTCCGTGCCCTCGCGCAGCCGCCCCTCGACGGTGGACACGAGCTGGTGCACGGTCGCGTACGTCTCCGTGGCCATGAGCCGGGAGACGCGCACGGTCCCGGTCCGGCAGACCCGCCCCAGGTCGTTGCGGAGCAGGTCGACGATCATCAGGTTCTCGGCGCGGGTCTTGGCGTCCGCCACCAGCGCGTCCCGGAGCTGGGCGTCCTCCTGCGGATCCGCCCCGCGCGGCGCGGTGCCCTTGATGGGCTTGGCCTCGGCGACGCCGTCCCGGGTGACCCGCAGGAACCGCTCGGGCGAGGAGCCGACCACGTCGAGGTCGCCGAATCTCAGATAGGAGGCGTACGGGGCCGGGTTGACGCGGCGCAGCACCCGGTAGAACGCGTACGCGTCGTCCGGAGCGGGTAAACGGGCGGCGTCGGTCAGACAGATCTCGTAGCTGGTGCCCGCGCGCAACTCCCGTTGGCAGGCCTCGATGTCCGCGAGATAGGTCGCCCGGTCCCGCACCAGCCACGGCTCGACGTCACCGAGGCCCGGCGCCGCCGCCTCGGCGGGCGCGGGCACCGGCGGCCGGTCGGCTTCCGCGGGCAGCGAGGTGAGCTGGGCCAGGGTGCTCTCCAGCCACTCCGTGGCCTCCCGGGTGGCCTGGGGGGTGTCCTCCGCGAGGCAGACCGCGTAGGTGAAGCCCTTCTGGTGGTCCACCGCGATCAGCCGGTCGGCGAAGAGCCAGCAGGCGTCCGGAGTGGCGGAGCGGTGCCGGTTCGGGGAGCCGCAGTCGGCCTTCGTCTCGTAGCCGAAGTAGCCGACGTAGCCGCCGGTGAAGTCGAAGGGCAGCCCGGTGGCGTCGACCCGGCGGTTCGCCAACTGCCGCTTGAGGTAGTCGAAGACGCTCGCCCGGACCTTGCGCGCCGGCCGCCCGGCCCGCTCGATCTCGCAGGTCCCGGCCTCGACGTCGTACCGGACGAACTCGGCGAGCGGACCGCTGTCGTCACCGAAGAACGAGAAGCGGGAGAGCCCCTGCTCGACCCGGGAGCTGTCCAGCCAGAACGCCCGCGGTGAGGCGGCGTACATCCGCGTGAAGGCGGCCTCCGCGTCGATCGCCTCCGCGATGCGGCGGGTGTGCAGCCGGTGGGCGGGGCCGCCGGCCCGGCGCGGGCGGGGGATGGGAAGGGCCATCGTGGGGCCGCGGCTCGGCATCGCCGCCGCGGCCGGCGTGACCGCGGTGTTCTTCGTCCGCAGCTTGCGGGCCCGCTCGGCGGTGAGGTTGCGGAAGTTCACCAGCATCCGGTGGCCGTACTCGGTGAGCACCGACTCCGGGTGGAACTGCACGCCCCACAGGGGCCGTTCGCGGTGGCGCAGCCCCATCAGGACGCCGTCCTGCGCCCAGGCCGTGGCCTGAAGGGAGTCGGGCAGCGGCTCGCGCACGGACAGCGAGTGGTAGCGGACCGCGGTGAAGTTCTGCGGCAGCCCCTGGAACAGGTCCCGCCCGTCGTGCCGGACGGCCGACAGATACCCGTGCCGGGGCTCCGGGGCGGGCACCACCCGGGCGCCCTCCCCGTGCGCGATGCCCTGGTGGCCGAGGCAGACGCCGAGCACCGGCACCGTGGACTCGGCGAGCACCCTGGCACTGATGCCGAAGTCACGGGCCTTCGCCGGGTGCCCCGGACCCGGTGACACCACCACGTTGTCGAATTCCGCAAGATCGGGAACGGAGTTCGCGGGGGCGTCATTGAGGATCACCACCGGCTCCTCGCCGTTGACCTCGGCGATCAGCTGGAACAGGTTGTACGTGTACGAGTCGTAATTGTCGATGAGCAGGGTCTTCACCAGCCCACCTCCCTAGGGTCGTTCTCGGGGCTACGCGGTCCGTTTATGCCGTCCGCGGAGCGCCTGGAGCGGTGGATACAGCCATTTCTTGAAGAAACGCTGAAGGCGGGGCATGAGAATCCACGTGACGAGGGCTGTCACACACAGGCAGAGCAGCAGTGTGCGAATGAACGGATTGAGGCCGCCGAGATAAGGAAGTGCGATCACGTTGAAGAGGAGCACCGGCGGGAAAACCGCGCTCATGTTCACGAACCACAACTTCCATTTGGACGGCGGGGCCGGCGCCTTCGGGGTGGCGGTCTGGGAGTCGAACCACACCTTGGACCCGCGCACGCTCTTGCGGTCCGTCTGCACGGCGATCCCGGCGACCCGGGCGTCCCACTGCATGCGGGCGCTCGAGTCCTCCCAGGCCCGGGCCGTTCCTTCGCTGGCGAAGCGATAGACGACATGCCACTCCGCCTCTCCGTCGACTAGCACGCCACCCCCGAGGAAGCCGGGCTGCTGCGCACTCGCGCCCAGCATGGCCCACCCCCAGGAGTGAAAGTCGGCCTCACGGCCCGGCGTCACGCGATAAGCCGAGGTGACGGTGACGGGATTACTGGTCACGGTGTCGAGTACGGAGCGGAAGGCCGCAGCGTTCACACATCCTTCAAACTTTTACTACCGTCCCCGACTGTCCGAAACGTAACTCTTCATGGGTCTTTCGGCGAGCTTGCCATCTTCTGTCGAGCGGTACTGCGGGTAACCCTTTTCGGAATTCCCGGAAGCGCTTGCCGGTAAGTCGGGAGAAGTGCACGATCGAGTTCCCGAACCGAAGGAGATGTCCATGTCCAGGTACGACTGGAATCTGACCCACGAGGGAATTGAACGGGCCCGTTCCGCGATCGAACCCGCTCGGAAAGAGGTGACCGCCCACCCCATTTACCAGCGGGTGAGCACCCGGGAAAACATGGCGACGTTCATGGCGCACCACGTGTTCGCCGTCTGGGACTTCATGTCCCTGCTCAAGTCGCTCCAGCGGGACCTCACCTGCGTCGACGTCCCCTGGGTGCCGCGCGGCTCGGAGGTCGGCCGGCGGCTCATCAACGACATCGTCCTCGTCGAGGAGAGCGACGAGCTGAACGGCGGCTTCACCAGCCACTTCGAGCTGTACCGCGCGGGCATGGACGAGGCGGGCGCCGCCACGGCCCGGATCGACACCTTCATCGCGCTGGTCGGCGAGGGCCACGACGTGCCGTCGGCGCTGCGGGTCGCCCAGGTCCCGGCCCCCGCCGCCGAGTTCGTGCGCACGACCTTCGACATCATCGCCGACCGGCCCCTGCACTGCCGGGCCGCCGCCTTCGCCTTCTCCCGGGAGGACCTCATCCCGGACATGTTCGACCAGGTGATCAAGAAGGAGGGCACCGACCGGTTCCCGCTCTTCTGCGACTACCTCGCCCGCCACATCGAGGTCGACGGCGAGGAGCACACCCCCATGGCCATGCAGATGGTGGCCGACCTGTGCGGCACCGACGACACCCGCTGGCAGGAGGCCGTCGAGACGGCGACCCTCGCACTGGGGGCACGGTCCCGTCTGTGGGACGGCATCACCGCGGCGCTGGTCTGACCGGTGCCTCCGGTGCCTCCGGTGCCTCCGGTGCCTCCGGTGTCTCCGGGGCCGGCACCGGTTCCGGCGCCTCCCCGAACCGGGCCAGCGCCAACGCCCCCGCCACGGCGACCGCGAACCCCAGCACGGCCAGCCAGCCGAGCCCCTCCCGGGTACGGTCCCCCAGCCACACCACCCCCACCAGCGCCGGACCGATCGTCTCTCCGATCACTATCCCGGCCGTGGCCGTCGTCACCGACCCCCGCTGCAACGCCGACGTCAGCAACAGGAACGCGGCCCCACCGCCCAGCAGCAGGGCGTACGTCGCCGGGTTGGCGAGCAGGTCCCAGGGTGCGAGCGAGTCGATCAGCCGCACCGCCACCTCCACCACCCCGAACCCGCACCCGGCGCCCAGCCCCAGTACCAGCGCCCGCCCCCGCCCGGTGAGCCGTCCGCCGACCAGGCCCAGC
Coding sequences within it:
- the pdxR gene encoding MocR-like pyridoxine biosynthesis transcription factor PdxR, encoding MPKAWATLGVDLHLEPTGPHLRRGLTDALREAVRTGRLAPGTRLPSSRSLAVDLGVARNTVADAYADLVAEGWLTARQGSGTRVAVGRVVVAPTGSAPRRPEHHRPAYDLRPGTPDLGSFPRAEWLRAARRALTAAPSDALGYGDPRGRVELRTALAGYLSRARGVRADPERIVVCAGFAHGLKLLTAVLRARGARTVAVESYGLDEHWRLLAASGLATTPLPFDELGTDTGELAGRSSAVLLTPAHQFPMGVPLHRDRRAAVVDWARHTKGLVLEDDYDGEFRYDRQPVGALQGLDPDHVVYLGTASKSLAPGLRLGWMVLPQGVVEEVVAAKGGVDTSGVLDQLTLAEFITSGAYDRHVRAARTRYRRRRDALVSALAGRAPAIRVTGIAAGLHAVLRLPAGTEPSVVRAAAYQGLAVDGLTPRYRHPDAVTDPLDALVVGYGTPPDHAWSGALDALCGALPFGENGTGIPFPG
- a CDS encoding carboxymuconolactone decarboxylase family protein, with amino-acid sequence MTNNNSVSRVALKKITPDVSAAMGSLHGAAVSAAQEAKVEPELLELIRIRASQLNGCAFCLDMHTKDARAQDETEQRIYALNAWRETPFFTERERAALALTEAVTFVADGHVPDDVYAEAAAVFDEAQVAALIWAATVINAYNRIAIATRMVPGAYQPAKK
- a CDS encoding aminotransferase class IV, with the protein product MGAQLTVGEGLSTWTPSRGLTVAPESVADGPLLVADSWLVREGRVRGYGRHRERFLRACAQCGGPGPRRLVEFWQDVTAALPRTGEWFPRVELAAGSLELRLRLRHAPPLGTEIRLWSVGQPDRRTAPRRKGPDLDVLARVRGRAVEEGAQEGVLVGPSGAVLESATASVLWWEDDSLCLPPPRLPVLPGVTVGLIRERAYRLGIPVVHRERTVAELEGREVWLVNALHGVRPVTGWIGEPMTAGAAARAGEWRNWLDGLPESLPDK
- a CDS encoding FAD-dependent monooxygenase, with translation MNPVIVVGAGPVGLSAALGLRSRGLPVVLLEADPEDRERPGSRALFVHRETLRLLDGMSPGLAAEITAYGRTWHTRRTLYRGREVYSRTFPPPSGLPPFTSLRQLDTERFLRAACERAGVDFVWDARITGVHTSQSGVTLAGEDGREWSARYVVAADGARSAVRGELGIAMEGVRGEGFHVVVDVADVPGAEQPLERVFHYEHPGVGGRSVMRVPFTGGFQVDLQCRDDDPEEAYGTEDAVREWLPGVVGDGYADRILWVSTYRFLRKVAASFTDPHGRVLLVGEAAHLFPPFGARGMNSGIADAAAAAEAVAAGTPEAVAAFADVRRAAGLFNSEAAGVALDHLRPRRRVVRLRQRAAAALAPVVPSCGSWLEHAPYGPRGGAPAVAGGRY
- a CDS encoding class I adenylate-forming enzyme family protein encodes the protein MSQQPLLADRGFYLGPLFRRAADRHGAVFVTLDRPLDTHPDLGVDLDYSALADVVEELSGRLWAAGVRPSEQVVVHKTDNVDIVLLTCAVSRIGAVPVLLSPGLAGPVVGQLLGRLRQPWLITDRAKLDGPLEGVDLSGLVRRTLSVDDAPGAEPLARHAGAEAPAPVRLHPREPALITHSSGTTGVPKLAVHCPNTMWNRLVPQKAMGWPTRGETAALHMSFVHSRFYHLLGVLLHFGSPLVLITDPEPAAVGPLLVRHRPGIVETHPNTFVLWEELADAPGAPLSRVKSYGSTFDAIHPRTVRRLLGASKRRTPWLIQLYGQSETGPVAFQWFTRRSAERADGRRVGIGIPGFTRVRIADPDGRPVAPGTPGRIEARTRGRILTYLGARAQYERQLDGGWWQMGDMGYMSRLGALRLIDREVDQIDAVHSNLEVEDALMDRLEELREVVIVPGADREPVPVVCVRGEQPLDPERWREATADLPAMAEPRQWRFEELPMTATWKVKRVEITRMLTGTRESVRA
- a CDS encoding benzoate-CoA ligase family protein produces the protein MTTPHPTTAPRATAAPHPTAPQGGPGADHHAPPRTHLTAEVPAPDPADSGAPGNLAAYLDDLAERRGWAGRVAFHQGHQGWTHGEVHALGARAAGVLAGHGVRPGDRVLLAVPDGIAWVAAFLGVARLGGVAVLVNPELPAAEHTFMADDTEAVLCLTGPGLEDRFDGRARLGADQFLALAPSAEPAPAHPVDAHTPLYVQYTSGTTGRPKGVVHTHGDPKEYHDLIGRRLLGITEDDVTLSVSKLYFAYGFGNAFVFPLFSGSSAVLVDRRPTPAAVDELVTRHRVTLLYSVPSAYAALVADRGSGHAACFASVRAAVSAGEGMPGELGERVGELLGAPVLEQIGSTEAGHAFCANSLGHNHPGTVGRPVPGFDVELRDRAGRPVPDGAEGELWVRGPTVTSGYLNRPEETERTLVGGWLATHDRARREPDGAYRHLGRTDDMEMVGGITVSPLEVEAVLRAHPAVREVAVAAVTDGRGFSRLRAFVVPVASPPSGLADDLVALARDRLAAFKVPRSVSLVSSLPRTSTGKLRRHLVRQGAW
- the pabB gene encoding aminodeoxychorismate synthase component I codes for the protein MKTLLIDNYDSYTYNLFQLIAEVNGEEPVVILNDAPANSVPDLAEFDNVVVSPGPGHPAKARDFGISARVLAESTVPVLGVCLGHQGIAHGEGARVVPAPEPRHGYLSAVRHDGRDLFQGLPQNFTAVRYHSLSVREPLPDSLQATAWAQDGVLMGLRHRERPLWGVQFHPESVLTEYGHRMLVNFRNLTAERARKLRTKNTAVTPAAAAMPSRGPTMALPIPRPRRAGGPAHRLHTRRIAEAIDAEAAFTRMYAASPRAFWLDSSRVEQGLSRFSFFGDDSGPLAEFVRYDVEAGTCEIERAGRPARKVRASVFDYLKRQLANRRVDATGLPFDFTGGYVGYFGYETKADCGSPNRHRSATPDACWLFADRLIAVDHQKGFTYAVCLAEDTPQATREATEWLESTLAQLTSLPAEADRPPVPAPAEAAAPGLGDVEPWLVRDRATYLADIEACQRELRAGTSYEICLTDAARLPAPDDAYAFYRVLRRVNPAPYASYLRFGDLDVVGSSPERFLRVTRDGVAEAKPIKGTAPRGADPQEDAQLRDALVADAKTRAENLMIVDLLRNDLGRVCRTGTVRVSRLMATETYATVHQLVSTVEGRLREGTDAVDCVRACFPGGSMTGAPKLRTLEIIDGLETEARGVYSGALGYLGCSGGADLNIVIRTAVLADGLMQLGAGGAIVLDSDPVAEYDEMLLKTAAQMRALREHTAGRTRAPSRATEAAEAQVNALRRAGRTTADLGELGELGDEARPVGRGTRRQPPEPGPAGRRSPAATPARTGAPGRSAPARATAEETTR
- a CDS encoding antibiotic biosynthesis monooxygenase — encoded protein: MNAAAFRSVLDTVTSNPVTVTSAYRVTPGREADFHSWGWAMLGASAQQPGFLGGGVLVDGEAEWHVVYRFASEGTARAWEDSSARMQWDARVAGIAVQTDRKSVRGSKVWFDSQTATPKAPAPPSKWKLWFVNMSAVFPPVLLFNVIALPYLGGLNPFIRTLLLCLCVTALVTWILMPRLQRFFKKWLYPPLQALRGRHKRTA